CTGGCGGCTGCAGCGAACTGGGGGCGATAAAAAGCTGCACCAAAGCCGGAACTGGCTGCGGCGGCTGCGTGCCGTTGCTGAAGCAGGTGATGGAGCACGAGCTGCAACAGCTTGGCGTGGAAGTGAAAAAAGATCTCTGCGAGCACTTTGCCTGGTCGCGCCAGGAGCTGTATCACCTGATCCGCCTGCATAAAATTCGCAGCTTCGATGAACTGATTAGCCGCTTCGGCAAAGGCCACGGTTGCGAAGTGTGCAAACCGCTGGTCGGCTCTTTGCTGGCTTCCTGCTGGAATGATTACCTGCTCAAACCGCAGCATCTGCCGTTGCAGGATACCAACGACCGCTTTTTCGCCAATATCCAGAAAGATGGCACGTACTCAGTGGTACCACGCGTTCCGGCTGGCGAAATCACGCCGCAGGGTTTGATCGCCATTGGCGAAGTGGCGCAGCGCTACAACCTCTACACCAAAATCACCGGCGGCCAGCGAGTGGATCTGTTTGGCGCACGGCTGGAGCAACTGCCTGCGATCTGGGAGAGGCTGATCGCCGCCGGGTTTGAAACCGGCCACGCGTACGGCAAATCCCTGCGCACGGTAAAATCCTGCGTCGGTTCTACCTGGTGCCGCTACGGTGTGCAGGACTCTACCGGCATGGCGATTACCCTTGAGAACCGCTACAAGGGGCTGCGCTCGCCGCACAAAATCAAAATGGCCGTTTCCGGTTGTACCCGCGAATGCGCCGAAGCGCAGGGCAAAGACATTGGCGTGATCGCCACCGATAAAGGCTGGAACCTCTATGTCTGCGGCAATGGCGGTATGAAGCCGCGCCATGCGGACCTGTTCGCCAGCGATCTCGACAGCGAAGCGCTGATCCGCACCATCGATCGCGTGTTGATGTTCTATATCCGCACTGCCGATCGCCTGCAGCGCACCAGCACCTGGCTCGACAATATGGAAGGCGGGCTTGCGTACTTACAACAGGTGATCCTGCACGACAGCCTGGAGATTGGCGCGGAGCTGGAGCGTGAAATGCAGCAGGTGGTGGACGCTTACCAGTGCGAGTGGAAAACCACGCTCGATAGCGCGGAAAACCGTCTGCTGTTCCGCGGTTTCCTCAACAGCGATCGCCCGGATGAAGCGGTGGTGATGGTGCCGGAGCGCGGGCAGATCCGCCCGGCCAGAAGCGAGGAAAAACCCGCGCAGGCGACAACGCTGCCTGGCGTCGAAGCCGAATGGGTGCATGTTGGCGCGGTGGCGGATATTCCGGCCAACAGCGGGGTTGCCGCGCGTCTGGGGCAGCAGCAGATTGCGCTGTTCCATCTGCCCGCCAGCGAGGCGCAGATTTTCGCGCTGGACAACCGCGAGCCGGGCAGCGAAGCCAATGTGCTGGCGCGCGGTCTGGTGGGTGATAAAGAGGGCGAACCGATCGTGATTTCGCCGCTCTACAAACAGCGTTTCCGGCTGTGCGACGGCGTCAGCCTCGACGATGCTACGCTGCGGGTGCGCGTCTGGCCGGTCAACATTATCGACGGGCATATCTGGGTTCATCATCAGCCGCTGAGCGCGAGCACTTTCCCGGCGATTGCCGAAGCGTCATAAGCCGCAACGGGGGCGAAAATGGATATAAAAAGTGTATGCCCTTATTGCGGGGTAGGCTGCGGGCTGGTTATGGAAGTGGAAAACCAGCGCATTATCAATGTGGTGGGGGATAAAACGCACCCCACCAATCAGGGGCGTTTATGCACCAAAGGCAAAAGCTGTGCGCAGGCGATTACCGCGGCGGGCAGGCTGGATCGCGCATGGCTGCGCACTTCGCGCCAGCAGGAGCCGGCGCCGGTCGGCATCGACAGCGCCATCACGCAAACCGCCCGGCGGCTGCGAGAGATTATCGATCATCACGGCCCTGATGCGCTGGCGCTGTATGTGTCCGGGCAGATGTCGCTGGAAGCGCAGTATCTGGCGAACAAGCTGGCAAAGGGGTTTATCGGCACGCAACATATCGAGTCCAACTCGCGCTTGTGCATGGCCAGCGCCGCCAGCGGTTATAAGCTGTCGCTGGGGGCTGACGGGCCGCCAGGATCTTATGATGATTTCGATCACGCCGATCTCTTTTTGGTGATCGGCGCAAATATGGCCGACTGCCACCCGATCCTGTTCCTGCGCATGATGGACAGAGTCAAAGCAGGCGCCAAGCTGATTGTCGTCGATCCCCGCCGCACCGCCACGGCGGAGAAAGCCTCGCTGTTTTTGCAGATCAAACCCGGCACCGATCTCGCTCTGCTGAACGGCCTGCTCGGGTTGCTGGTGCAGAACGGCCAGATCGACGAGGCGTTTATTGAACATTGCACCGAAGGCTGGCAGGCGATGCCGGATTTCTTGCAGGACTATTTACCGCAGCAGGTGGCTGAACGTACCGGGCTGGCGGAAGCCGATATTCGCCAGGCGGCGCAGTGGATTGGCGAAGCCACCGAGTGGATGAGCTGCTGGACAATGGGGCTGAACCAGAGCACCCACGGCACCTGGAGCACCAATGCGCTGTGCAATCTGCATCTGGCGACCGGGGCGATTTGCCGCCCCGGCAGCGGCCCGTTCTCGTTAACCGGGCAGCCAAACGCGATGGGCGGGCGCGAAGTGGGCTATATGGGCGCCGGATTGCCCGGCCAGCGCTCGCTGCTGGTGGAAAAAGACAGGGCCTTTGTCGAGCAACTCTGGCAGCGACCGCCGGGTTCACTGCGTAGCGATAGCGGCCACGGCACGGTGTCGATGTTCGACGAGATGCGTGCCGGAAAAATTAAAGCCTGCTGGATAATCTGCACCAACCCGGTCGCCACAGTCCCCCATCGCCAGCAGGTAATTGCCGCGCTACAGCAGGCGGAACTGGTGATCACCCAGGATGCGTTCCTTGATACCGAAACCAACCGCTATGCCGATATTCTGCTGCCGGGCGCACTGTGGGCGGAAGCCGAAGGGGTGATGATCAACTCCGAACGCACCATGACGCTGATGCAGCAGGCGGTATTGCCGCCGGGCGAGGCGCTGGCCGACTGGCAAATTATCGCCCGCGTGGCCTGCGAAATGGGCTATGCCGAGGGTTTTACCTACGCCAGCGCCGCCGAAGTCTTCGACGAGATCCGCCAGTCGTATAACCCGGACACCGGCTATGACATTCGCGGTGCCAGCCATTCGCGGCTGCGTGAGATGCCGTTGCAATGGCCATGTCCACCGGATGATTCGCAGCAACGTCACCCGATTCGTTATCTTCAGCACTCCGCTACGGCGCGGGTGCGTTTCGCCACCGCCAGTGGCAAGGCGCAATTCTTCGCCCGCCCGGATCTGGCGCCCGTGGAGATGCCGGACGACGAATTTCCGTTGGTGCTGAATACCGGGCGCGTCCAGCACCAGTGGCACACCCTGACGAAAACCGGGAAGATCCCGATGCTCAATCAGCTTAACCCCGGTCCGTTTGTTGAAATCGCGCCGCAGGATGCCGAACGGCTTAACATCTGCGCGGGCCAGCAGGTGGATATTCGCTCCCGGCGCGGGCTGGCAACACTGCCTGCGGTGATCACCGATCGGGTCAGCCCCGGCACCTGTTTCGCGCCATTTCACTGGAACGATCTGTTTGGCGACAGGCTGGCAATCAATGCGGTGACCAGCGACGCCGTCGATCCCATTTCACTGCAACCGGAACTGAAACATGCCGCCGTCGCGCTGACGCGCAGCGCGCAGCAGCCAGTGATGAATGAAAAAATCGCCGTAACCGCGCCAGCCACGCTGGGCGTGCTGCTGGTGCTGTGGGCGTCAATGACCGGCAATGCGCAGGCCTTTGCCCGCCGCTGCGCCGGGCATTTTCTCGATGCCGGGCAGGCGGTAAAACTGCGGGGGATGGAGAGCGTCGGCGTGGCCGATATTGCCGCCGCCTCGCACGTGCTGCTGGTCGCCAGTACCTTTGGCGATGGCGATCCGCCAGACAATGGCGCGGCGCTGTGGACAGCGCTGGAAAGCGACAGCGCGCCTGAACTCACCGGGACGGCATTTTCAGTGCTCGCCTTTGGCGACGCCAGCTACGATCAGTTTTGCGGCTTTGGCCGCAAGCTTGATGCCCGGCTGGCAGCGCTGGGCGCGCAGCGGCTGGTGGCGCGTCATGAATGCGATGCCGGCGAAAATGCGCCAGCGCAGCAGTGGCTGAATGCGGTACAGCGCGCGTTGCTCGGTGAGGTCATCGCGGAAACCGGCGAAACGCAACCAAAGCCCGGCTTTAGCCGCCATCAGCCATTAACCGTTCCGCTGGTGGTGAACCAACGGTTGAATGCGCCGCTGGCACAAAAAGAGATCCGCCAGGTGGTTTTTGATCTGCAAGGCAGCGGCATGCACTACGAGGCGGGCGATGCGCTCGGCGTCTGGCCGAGCAACTGCCCGCAGCAGGTTGATCAGATACTGCGCCTGCTGGAACTGGATGCGCAAACGCCGGTACAACTGAGCGATAAGGGCGAAATGACGTTACGTGAAGCGCTGACCAACGAGCTGGATATCACGCGCATCACCCCGGAAATCGTACAGTTTGTCTGTGAACAGACCGGCAACGCGGCGCTAAAAAAGCGGCTCGATAACACCGAGGAATTATCGCAGTGGCTGTGGGGACGCCAGCTTAGCGATCTGCTACAGATGTTCCCGGTTCGCGCGTCGGCGCAGGCGTGGTTGTCGGTGCTGCGCTGTTTACAGCCGCGCTTCTACTCCATTTCTTCCAGCCCAAAGGTTTCGCCGCAGCAGGTGGCGCTGACGGTCGCGACGGTGCGTTATGGCGAAGGGAATCAGCGCGGCGGTGTCTGCTCAACGTTTATCGCCGACCGGGCGACCCGCGCGGCGGTATTTATTCACTCGTCGCCGCACTTCCGTCTGCCCGCCAACCCGCAAAAGCCGGTGATTATGGTCGGCGCGGGCACCGGTATCGCGCCGTTTCGCGGCTTCTTACAGGAACGGCAGGCCACTGCTGCGCCGGGCCGCAACTGGCTGTTCTTTGGCGAGCAGCATGCAGCAACGGATTTCTGGTATCAGGCGGAGCTGGAAGCCTGGCAGCGCGACGGCGTTCTGCACCGCCTGAGCACGGCGTTTTCCCGCGATCAGGCGGAAAAAATCTACGTGCAGCACCGCATGGTGGAAGAGGGCGCGGAGCTGTGGCGCTGGCTGTGCGACGGCGCCTGTTTTTATGTCTGCGGCGATGCCAGCCAGATGGCGAAAGATGTCGATGCGGCGCTAAAACAGGTGGTGCAAACCTTTGGCGGCATGAACGCTAATGAGGCCAGCGACTGGGTGGCGGCACTGGCGCGCGAGAAACGCTACCTGCGGGATGTCTATTAGTGGTTTACGGCTGCGGCTTATCATCACCAGCCGTCTGGCAAAGCTCAGCGGAACCCGGCAACCGCAGGGCGATGCTGGCTTATGCATCACCCGGTAGCGAAGGGCGGCTGGTGACCATCATCCGGCGCAGAAAACCGATATCACGCGTTTGTTCCAGATCCGCTAATTGCTGGTAAAGCGCCTGCGCAGCGGGCAGATACGCGCAGCAATCGAGGAATTTCGCCTGCCGTTCCGCCTCGCTGAACGGCTCCTCCAGCACGCCTTTTGCCTGCCAGCGCGAGTGGCGAAGCGTGCGGCCATCTTTAAGCGTTACCGTTAGCGTATGCGGCAGTGCGGCGTTTTCATTTTCCTGCTCTGCTGTCCAGTGGCTCATGGTAATACGCGCCAGTTTCTGCGCATCGCTCTGCGCGGCAACGGCCTGCGGCGTGAAATCCGAAACACTGAGCGCCCCTTTTTCCAGCATCACCGCCACGCAGTAAGGCATGGAAAACCGCGCCTGCATTTCGTCAGCGGGTTGCGGGTACGCCAGATTGCGCCAGTTGGCAATGCCCACCTGGCAGTGCACCTGTTCAACTTCATCGGCATGGAAGAGCTGTTGCGCCTGCAAATCGGCAATCGCATCCAGAATGCGGTGCGTCGAGCCGCAACAGGGGTGTTTTTTCGGCATGACGCCGACGCGCTCAATCACATGTTGGCGGTCGTTAAGCCAGCCCGGCTGGCTCAGCGTTCCGGCATAGAGTTCG
The Kosakonia oryzae genome window above contains:
- the nirB gene encoding nitrite reductase large subunit NirB, encoding MKKPVLAVIGHGMVSHYFLQQLVERELHQHYDIVVFGEERLPAYDRVHLSEYFAGRSAESLSLVSDGFFADNGITLRSGCKIVAIDCENRCLRDEQGAETHYDTLVLATGSYAFVPPISGNNRPGCLVYRTLDDLDAVAAQAKNAKRGVVIGGGLLGLEAANALRQLGLETHVVEFAPRLMAVQLDEGGAMMLQRKIEALGVQVHTRKETREIVDGEQALHRLCFADGSWLETDLLLFSAGIRPRDELAESAQLQKGPRGGIVIDDQCRTSDAAIFAIGECALWNGQIFGLVAPGYQMARSVADTLAARDTPFTGADMSTKLKLLGVEVASLGDAHGKTEGCQSYQWTDGPREIYKKIVVSADGKRLLGAVLIGDSADYSMLLQMMLNGMALPAQPETLILPARSGDAPKGLGVAALAASAQICSCHNVSKGDIAAAVAGGCSELGAIKSCTKAGTGCGGCVPLLKQVMEHELQQLGVEVKKDLCEHFAWSRQELYHLIRLHKIRSFDELISRFGKGHGCEVCKPLVGSLLASCWNDYLLKPQHLPLQDTNDRFFANIQKDGTYSVVPRVPAGEITPQGLIAIGEVAQRYNLYTKITGGQRVDLFGARLEQLPAIWERLIAAGFETGHAYGKSLRTVKSCVGSTWCRYGVQDSTGMAITLENRYKGLRSPHKIKMAVSGCTRECAEAQGKDIGVIATDKGWNLYVCGNGGMKPRHADLFASDLDSEALIRTIDRVLMFYIRTADRLQRTSTWLDNMEGGLAYLQQVILHDSLEIGAELEREMQQVVDAYQCEWKTTLDSAENRLLFRGFLNSDRPDEAVVMVPERGQIRPARSEEKPAQATTLPGVEAEWVHVGAVADIPANSGVAARLGQQQIALFHLPASEAQIFALDNREPGSEANVLARGLVGDKEGEPIVISPLYKQRFRLCDGVSLDDATLRVRVWPVNIIDGHIWVHHQPLSASTFPAIAEAS
- a CDS encoding bifunctional nitrate reductase/sulfite reductase flavoprotein subunit alpha, yielding MDIKSVCPYCGVGCGLVMEVENQRIINVVGDKTHPTNQGRLCTKGKSCAQAITAAGRLDRAWLRTSRQQEPAPVGIDSAITQTARRLREIIDHHGPDALALYVSGQMSLEAQYLANKLAKGFIGTQHIESNSRLCMASAASGYKLSLGADGPPGSYDDFDHADLFLVIGANMADCHPILFLRMMDRVKAGAKLIVVDPRRTATAEKASLFLQIKPGTDLALLNGLLGLLVQNGQIDEAFIEHCTEGWQAMPDFLQDYLPQQVAERTGLAEADIRQAAQWIGEATEWMSCWTMGLNQSTHGTWSTNALCNLHLATGAICRPGSGPFSLTGQPNAMGGREVGYMGAGLPGQRSLLVEKDRAFVEQLWQRPPGSLRSDSGHGTVSMFDEMRAGKIKACWIICTNPVATVPHRQQVIAALQQAELVITQDAFLDTETNRYADILLPGALWAEAEGVMINSERTMTLMQQAVLPPGEALADWQIIARVACEMGYAEGFTYASAAEVFDEIRQSYNPDTGYDIRGASHSRLREMPLQWPCPPDDSQQRHPIRYLQHSATARVRFATASGKAQFFARPDLAPVEMPDDEFPLVLNTGRVQHQWHTLTKTGKIPMLNQLNPGPFVEIAPQDAERLNICAGQQVDIRSRRGLATLPAVITDRVSPGTCFAPFHWNDLFGDRLAINAVTSDAVDPISLQPELKHAAVALTRSAQQPVMNEKIAVTAPATLGVLLVLWASMTGNAQAFARRCAGHFLDAGQAVKLRGMESVGVADIAAASHVLLVASTFGDGDPPDNGAALWTALESDSAPELTGTAFSVLAFGDASYDQFCGFGRKLDARLAALGAQRLVARHECDAGENAPAQQWLNAVQRALLGEVIAETGETQPKPGFSRHQPLTVPLVVNQRLNAPLAQKEIRQVVFDLQGSGMHYEAGDALGVWPSNCPQQVDQILRLLELDAQTPVQLSDKGEMTLREALTNELDITRITPEIVQFVCEQTGNAALKKRLDNTEELSQWLWGRQLSDLLQMFPVRASAQAWLSVLRCLQPRFYSISSSPKVSPQQVALTVATVRYGEGNQRGGVCSTFIADRATRAAVFIHSSPHFRLPANPQKPVIMVGAGTGIAPFRGFLQERQATAAPGRNWLFFGEQHAATDFWYQAELEAWQRDGVLHRLSTAFSRDQAEKIYVQHRMVEEGAELWRWLCDGACFYVCGDASQMAKDVDAALKQVVQTFGGMNANEASDWVAALAREKRYLRDVY
- a CDS encoding MmgE/PrpD family protein, whose translation is MTLIETLARWCAAPQPFSERAKTLAREAITDTLACMVAGQNDFSTRAVSEAWRDSPRSAAQAALVNATAAHAIDYDDNFTPGMSHASAVLLPALLPVALAQNSSGAELIAAYLVGLQAQAFIGEATGYGHYTAGWHGTSTIGCIGSAAGVAALMGQDAPGIARTLSIAVSMASGVKGQFGTPLKPFHAGMAARNAVEAATLARTGMHGRLDIFECPQGFAELYAGTLSQPGWLNDRQHVIERVGVMPKKHPCCGSTHRILDAIADLQAQQLFHADEVEQVHCQVGIANWRNLAYPQPADEMQARFSMPYCVAVMLEKGALSVSDFTPQAVAAQSDAQKLARITMSHWTAEQENENAALPHTLTVTLKDGRTLRHSRWQAKGVLEEPFSEAERQAKFLDCCAYLPAAQALYQQLADLEQTRDIGFLRRMMVTSRPSLPGDA